In Clostridium sp. JN-1, one genomic interval encodes:
- a CDS encoding RsiV family protein — translation MFYDYNLLKFSCPFISCLSRSELINAVPLNEANIKPEKFTIKYPFITNSNNSEIINKINSSIINEVGKLFTSQVLLPEEVDFNEVLGTYDVMLNKNNLLSILFSMYTYINKAAHGFTAYSSITLNVKTGQVYNFSDLFNPRIYYIGFLNELAKQYIKDNNITLINEYKGVTQDQQYYLTPNSLVLYYQVYEYTPYYYGLFKIELPYNKIRNLLGPTSPINMLINS, via the coding sequence ATGTTTTATGATTATAATCTTTTAAAATTCAGTTGTCCATTTATCAGCTGCCTTTCTAGAAGTGAACTAATTAATGCTGTTCCCTTAAATGAAGCAAATATAAAACCTGAAAAATTTACTATAAAATATCCATTCATCACAAATTCTAATAACAGCGAAATAATAAATAAAATAAACTCGTCTATCATAAATGAGGTAGGTAAACTTTTTACTTCTCAAGTTTTGCTTCCAGAAGAAGTTGATTTTAATGAAGTTTTAGGTACTTATGATGTAATGTTAAATAAGAACAATCTTTTAAGTATATTATTTAGTATGTACACTTATATAAATAAGGCTGCTCATGGATTTACAGCTTATTCTTCAATAACATTGAATGTAAAAACAGGACAAGTGTATAACTTTAGTGATTTATTCAACCCCAGAATTTATTATATAGGCTTTTTAAATGAACTTGCTAAGCAATATATAAAGGATAATAATATTACATTAATAAATGAATACAAAGGAGTAACCCAAGATCAGCAGTACTACTTAACTCCCAATTCTTTAGTACTTTATTATCAAGTTTACGAATACACTCCATACTACTACGGACTTTTTAAAATTGAATTACCATACAATAAAATAAGGAACCTTTTAGGACCAACTAGTCCAATAAATATGCTTATAAATAGTTAA
- a CDS encoding FeoB-associated Cys-rich membrane protein: MATFIVCVVLFGLIGFSGYKTYKSHKNGGGCDCSCPGCKKH; the protein is encoded by the coding sequence ATGGCAACCTTTATAGTTTGCGTAGTTCTATTTGGCTTAATCGGATTTTCAGGATATAAAACTTATAAATCTCATAAAAATGGCGGTGGCTGCGATTGCAGCTGCCCAGGTTGTAAGAAGCATTAA
- the feoB gene encoding ferrous iron transport protein B, which yields MSIKIALAGNPNCGKTTMFNGLTGSSQYVGNWPGVTVEKKEGKLKWNKDIIIQDLPGVYSLSPYTLEEVVSRNYLINEKPDVIIDIVDATNIERNLYLTTQLTEIGVPVVMALNMIDVIRKNGDTIDTKKLKQELGCEIVETSAIKSIGSKEVVTSAIKLAKEKSIISQKSIFSEDIENALSKIQTVIHEKTDETNARWFSIKLFEHDEKVEDQISLSQNDKKQIDSIISVCEKKFDDDSESLITNERYTYISGLIKKSVHKKNTSGLSTSDKIDRIVTNRFLGLPIFVLVMFLVYYLSISTIGTAGTDWINDNLFGNFVPNNVQWFLNTIGTADWLNSFIINGIVAGIGAVIGFLPQMMVLFLCLGILEDCGYMARIAFIMDRIFRKFGLSGKSFIPILIGTGCGVPGIMSTRTIENDHDRKMTVIVTTFIPCSAKLPIIALMAGALFPGSIWIAPSAYFVGISAIIISGIILKKTKLFSGNPAPFVMELPAYHVPSAKGVLLHVLERSKAFMKKAGTVILFATTLVWFLSSFTWNLEMVDLEKSMLADIGNVIAPIFAPLGWGHWKDAVATVTGLIAKENVVGTFGILYGAASVSENGAEIWSQLHAAFTPLSAYTFLMFNLLCAPCFAAIGATRTELGSKKWLAFSVGYQTIFAYIVSLMVYQFGSVLSGGSFGIGTIVAIILLAGLLYMLFRKPTENVVEFDKSIDQREVV from the coding sequence ATGTCAATTAAAATTGCTCTTGCCGGTAATCCAAACTGTGGTAAGACGACTATGTTTAACGGGCTGACTGGCAGTTCTCAATATGTTGGAAATTGGCCTGGCGTTACTGTAGAGAAAAAAGAAGGTAAACTCAAATGGAATAAGGATATTATAATTCAAGATTTACCTGGTGTATATTCCCTTTCGCCATACACACTAGAAGAAGTTGTTTCAAGAAATTATTTAATTAATGAAAAGCCAGATGTAATCATTGATATTGTTGATGCTACAAATATTGAAAGGAATCTATATTTAACCACACAGCTTACCGAAATAGGTGTTCCTGTTGTAATGGCTTTAAACATGATAGATGTAATCAGAAAAAATGGCGATACTATAGATACTAAGAAGCTTAAGCAAGAGCTTGGCTGCGAGATTGTTGAAACTTCGGCAATAAAAAGTATTGGTTCAAAAGAAGTAGTTACTAGTGCTATAAAACTTGCAAAAGAAAAAAGTATAATTTCACAGAAAAGCATCTTTTCAGAAGATATTGAAAATGCACTATCAAAAATACAAACTGTAATTCATGAAAAGACAGATGAAACAAATGCTAGATGGTTTTCAATAAAATTATTTGAACATGATGAAAAGGTAGAAGATCAAATATCTCTTTCACAAAATGATAAAAAACAGATTGATAGTATAATTTCAGTTTGTGAAAAGAAATTTGATGATGACAGTGAAAGCTTGATTACAAATGAACGTTATACTTATATATCGGGACTTATAAAAAAATCTGTACATAAAAAAAATACATCAGGACTTTCAACCTCTGATAAAATAGATAGAATTGTCACTAATAGATTTTTAGGGCTGCCAATTTTTGTATTAGTAATGTTTCTAGTATATTACTTATCTATTTCAACCATTGGAACTGCGGGTACAGACTGGATAAATGACAACCTATTTGGCAATTTTGTTCCTAACAATGTTCAATGGTTTTTAAACACAATAGGTACTGCTGATTGGTTAAATTCTTTCATTATAAATGGTATAGTAGCTGGTATAGGTGCTGTAATTGGTTTTCTTCCTCAAATGATGGTATTATTCTTATGTCTTGGTATCTTAGAAGACTGCGGATATATGGCACGTATAGCTTTTATCATGGACAGGATTTTTAGAAAATTTGGATTGTCTGGAAAATCATTCATTCCAATACTTATAGGAACTGGATGCGGTGTCCCTGGAATCATGTCAACTCGTACAATTGAAAATGATCATGATAGAAAAATGACAGTCATTGTTACAACATTTATACCATGTAGTGCTAAACTCCCTATTATAGCTTTAATGGCTGGTGCTTTGTTCCCGGGATCAATATGGATTGCACCTTCAGCTTATTTCGTTGGAATATCTGCAATTATTATATCAGGAATTATTCTTAAGAAGACTAAATTATTCTCTGGAAATCCAGCTCCATTTGTAATGGAACTTCCAGCGTACCATGTCCCTAGTGCAAAAGGAGTTTTACTCCATGTTTTGGAACGTTCAAAAGCATTTATGAAAAAAGCAGGAACTGTAATACTATTTGCAACCACTTTAGTTTGGTTCCTAAGTTCTTTCACTTGGAATCTCGAAATGGTAGATCTTGAAAAATCAATGCTTGCAGACATTGGAAATGTAATTGCACCTATATTCGCGCCTCTTGGTTGGGGACACTGGAAAGATGCAGTTGCAACTGTAACTGGATTAATTGCAAAAGAAAATGTAGTTGGAACTTTCGGTATACTCTACGGGGCAGCAAGTGTTTCTGAAAATGGTGCTGAAATATGGAGTCAACTTCATGCAGCCTTTACACCACTTTCAGCATACACATTCCTTATGTTTAACTTACTATGTGCACCTTGCTTCGCGGCAATCGGAGCGACTCGTACAGAACTTGGTTCAAAAAAATGGCTTGCATTTTCAGTAGGATATCAAACAATATTTGCTTATATAGTATCACTTATGGTATATCAATTTGGCTCTGTTCTCTCAGGAGGGAGCTTTGGTATAGGAACTATTGTCGCTATAATATTACTTGCAGGATTATTGTACATGTTATTTAGAAAACCTACGGAGAACGTAGTCGAATTTGATAAATCCATAGATCAAAGGGAGGTAGTATAA
- a CDS encoding FeoA family protein → MKTLKNVECGDTVTVIKLHGHGAVKRRFMDMGITKGTDVYVRKVAPLGDPVEITVRGYELSLRKEDALMIEVS, encoded by the coding sequence ATGAAAACACTTAAAAATGTAGAATGTGGTGACACAGTTACTGTAATTAAACTTCATGGGCATGGTGCTGTAAAAAGGAGATTCATGGATATGGGAATCACTAAAGGTACTGATGTATATGTAAGAAAAGTGGCACCTCTCGGTGATCCTGTAGAAATTACAGTAAGAGGTTATGAACTCAGTCTGCGTAAAGAAGATGCATTGATGATTGAGGTCAGCTAA
- a CDS encoding FeoA family protein codes for MPLTMLRIGETNSIKNIVGNDNTKCHLEHLGFVAGEAVTVVAELAGNLIVNVKDARIALSKSMANRIMV; via the coding sequence ATACCACTTACTATGTTGAGAATTGGAGAGACAAATAGCATAAAAAATATTGTAGGAAATGACAATACAAAGTGTCATCTTGAGCATCTTGGTTTTGTTGCAGGTGAAGCTGTTACTGTAGTCGCTGAACTTGCAGGAAATTTAATTGTTAATGTAAAAGATGCTCGTATTGCCTTAAGCAAATCAATGGCAAATAGAATTATGGTATAA